tttaaaaaatggtccgactgggggtacatttagcacccgaaataaagaaaggggggaaagggtgccccccattaatgtttataaattaggtggtagagatttagccactctacttaataggagcgcggggctctcaaattttgttattaaaaagatggGGGCctagagagcccaagtcaaatgcaataaatttgcagattacaaaaaagcacgggaggtcctcgagcgagtgaaggctcctcacttcacctacactccaaaggacgagaaggtgcaaaccttccttctgaaaggcttggatgcggaggaagagcctgatgaggtgctcaaaatgctccgggagacgggaactgaggttaagttcctctcagtgtcacggtttagtacgaggaggtccgttttggaaaaacgaatcctgccgcacttcctcgtgcagataagcccggagagccggggaagcgatctgatcggcatcaggtcgcttaattaccaggccattcgttttgagcgcctgctaaggggcaaaatagtccagtgtcgaagatgccagcgctatggtcactcggcagtgaactgtcaaatgaccttacgatgtgtaaagtgcgggaaagaccataccgcagctgactgaagcagatggcaaggaaaaaactttctgtgttaactgcggaagcggagggcatccggcttcgtaccgtggatgtcctgcataccgcaatgttaaggtcacagggcagcaggcaccgagatcggcccaaagaacgaaggtgtcagcggcgttgaacggtaccgtcccttcggcaccaatcgtctcggggatcccatttgcagaagtagttcgacaagggggagctaagaagccccaacaagatgcaagtggcgggatgaacactatcctcaataaaatactaaccatgtgtgaaaacatgcagcatactctacacgtacacaatacaaaaataaatagcataacagaatatttacacaaacagcatgtccgctgctaggtctggagtcacagcggtaccactggatggtctccggatcatcgcgattaatgtgaattccatcgtaggaatccatcgaagagcggagctccttgatttcgctgccagacagcagcctgacatagtcttgatttcagaaacccacctcaatccgaggcattcgataacattcaaggattttgaattcgtgtggaacgatagacgaaattgtgatgggggaggtggtaccggaatacttgtgggtcgccattaccgtttcaggcatattaataggcctgaatttgaaacctttgagtgtatcgaagtctcatgtattcttttttcactgcctagaggagggaatttatacattctgtcagcctatgcagtgggaaacaaccgagccaagttcaaggaggaattccattctctgtttacgatactggaACTGAATAGgttgcataattactatattatagctggcgacttgaatgctaagcatacctcgaggctaaacgccacaaacaatcccagaggggtattcctcaaatcttggatagagcaatatcagatagagtataaatgcgaattatatgggtcagagagtccaacctggcccagggtaaattcctatctggatttgtgcattgctgacgcgcgcttgaactttaattttaggaatcctcaacggaaactacagactcttccttacgatagcgaccataacgctattcttattgaagttctgtttgatggacgaagagttcgccttctgccgatggacagtggcatccacaggctgaactttaaacaaacaaattggaagaaattccaagagaagtttattcggggatatcgagaggaatgcccacctcttgatggggaaaacgatagtacaattgcaccaggtgacaggaacttgagcaacgaggaaatacttcagtatcttctcaagctggagaacttgacgctggaaacaattgaacaagtcgtccctaagattaaacctcgcaataatatggaaggatatgaaactgcagccataaaacggttgaaaaaagtgaaaagccttctgctcactcgcgtcaacaaaatctatcggagatatggggactatcaacatcacatattggttgagttcaaatcacttctaaagatcgcgcgggatcttatccgtcaacattacgtaaatgaagtgaacttccaatggcgggagaagttaaagggtatttcaccaagcgatccagattccatgtttactaagataaatacgttattccggaagaagtcacgaataactgtgccgagaattaaagtcggtggcagcgagatacaacaccaaCAACAATTTTCCgacttctgcagcttccaccatcTCGTTCTTTTGGCATATTGTCTTGAAGGGCCATCATAAGATATGCCTGACAACGGACTCGTGGAAGCACATCGATATACGAAAGAGGTTCTAATGACCCCTgcgataaattaaaataatatatttggaattattaaatattataattattataatacCTTATTATTGATTTAAAAATATCCTTTCAATCCATTAACAAAGTCGATAGCCTTAAAAGTTTTTCATGAATGGTGTCTGATTACTTTCATCCATCATTTACCAGAATAACAATAAATACTACCAAGGGGATCTCAGACAAGAGATCAATCAAATATCGTCCAACAGAAACTTTTAGGAATCTTAAGTTTAACCCTTTGGGATGTAGGCAACTTTTATCAGATGGTATATAAATCGGAGTTATTTGGAGCTTTCACATTGAACAGTTTGGTTTGAAAGGAATCAGCCGTCAAGATTTAAATGCTCATTTAACATTATTCGTCTTCTGTTGATACACAAAttcgaagaaaattcaaaatggaaGCTCCAAACTATTCCGTCCTTCCAATCATCGATCTAGAATACAACCCATCCCCAGCAGGAGGTAAGTACAATTTTTTCAGTTAAATTCGTTGCATCtattatttaaattgtttttcttattCAGATCGACTTCTCCTCAACTCTCCTTGTGAAGTGTGTGGCGATCACAGCTCGGGCAAACATTATGGAAATTACGCTTGTGATGGCTGTGCCGCATTTTTCAAGCGGTCAATCAGGCTAGATCGCCACTATGTTTGTAAGCGAGGCAACCCTGGTGCATGCCCTATTGATAAAGTACTCCAGAATCAATGTCGCGCATGTCGTCTTCGGAAGTGTTTTGAAGTTGGTATGAAGCAAGAAGCTGTCCATCCAAGTTTGTCCATTGCTGATGTCGATCAGTTATTGGCATTGAAATGGCTACCCAGCCTAACTGATATAGTTTTACCATAAATATGTTCGCAAAAACAACGCTACATACTTTCTTATCCAACTAGCCAGGAAGCTCACAGTTCACATAACCAACCTCCAATAATGATGTCCTAAGAATGCTGAAAATACTACATTCTCTTAATCAATGTAGCCTCATCTTTCTTGACAGCGAATTATGACATTTGTAATTTTAGCGATAAGACAGCACCAAATTgagaattataataataataaataaaaatcgtCAATAAATAGCAATTATATTGAAAATGGTATTTTTATCTTTTGTGTGACACCAAAAACGAGGATCATCTCAACGGATGGCACGAACTGTTATTTTCTGAATTCTTGTTGAAGCTTGCAATGCAGACTATACACGTTTAGCATTTGCTACCAACTCCGAatcttcataattttttgaCATAATTATTTGGGGATCATCACCGAactcaaaggctggcttgcgtgagtATCagcggggcaatgaggacatgcccaacgacatccctggaggtcctctccatctgcacatagaggtgcaggcaaggagagcaatattctggatggccggtagtatgagtgaggggggagctgcctaaatcgaaggaaggttgatattctttctaggcggtatcccgaattaccgaTACCAGCGGATAACATGACGACgatatttcacttcaataagaagtttgaaacacattggagtaacaaggcaaactgggagagcgtggctgcgacatacggcttaaaccagcagctgattacttggtacactgacggatcctctGCCAGACTCCGTTAACATAGTGAAAAAGGCTTTGGCTGAATACAaacccattattaagaaagcagCTGAACTGAGAGTGCCTAACGCATCGCTGCCTAGAATCAAATGCCTCCCCAAAATACACAACAAAGTCAACGACGTCAGAGAGATAATTGCAGCAAGGACTTTACTgacccaaaatattgcgaagtggcCTTTGGAAAAAGTCAAAAGGTTACGCCTTAAGATAGTCTTTGTCAATTCTGCAACCATTTTCTCAAATAGAAAATAGGCCCTACCTTTAGA
The DNA window shown above is from Hermetia illucens chromosome 5, iHerIll2.2.curated.20191125, whole genome shotgun sequence and carries:
- the LOC119658289 gene encoding nuclear receptor subfamily 2 group E member 1-like isoform X2, whose product is MEAPNYSVLPIIDLEYNPSPAGDRLLLNSPCEVCGDHSSGKHYGNYACDGCAAFFKRSIRLDRHYVCKRGNPGACPIDKVLQNQCRACRLRKCFEVA
- the LOC119658289 gene encoding nuclear receptor subfamily 2 group E member 1-like isoform X1, coding for MEAPNYSVLPIIDLEYNPSPAGDRLLLNSPCEVCGDHSSGKHYGNYACDGCAAFFKRSIRLDRHYVCKRGNPGACPIDKVLQNQCRACRLRKCFEVGMKQEAVHPSLSIADVDQLLALKWLPSLTDIVLP